cacTCTGGAATTCTGCGGTTCAGAGCTCACAGATGGCTCAGGGCAGCACTTCCCACCCTAAATCCCATTCTCTGAGGGCAAACTCCAGCCCTTtcccccagcagagctcagccctgtggcactgccaatccccccagtgctcccagcaaGACCCAATTCCCAGCAGGACACAATTCCCAGCCTCACCTTTCATTTCCCCTTTGTTATTTACAATCACTCCCGCGTTGTCCTCGAAGTACAGGAACACTCCGTCTTTTCTCCGGTAGGATTTCCGCTGCCGGATCACCACTGCCGGGTGCACTGCGAGGAAAAAAGGGTCCCAGCCCTCGGGATGAACCCACATTCCACACAGATCCCACGGGAATCAAACCCACGGCACGGATCCAGTGCTGGTTTCGCTCTGCACCTCGGATTTGTGGTGTTTTACTAAGAGGTTACACTTCAGAGCCAACGGTCCCTTTAAAACTGACCATGTGATGTTTGGAGATGCATTGAAAGTCCAGGAGAATTCCCACTTTCCCAGattgattttgaaataaattattaattccCCAACAACAttcagctctggagcaggagcagaccCATGGGTGGTGGGGcctggatgggatttaaggtcaCTTCCCACCCAGatcattccaggattccatcATTTTTCACTTCACACATCCACGTGGCATCGCTCCTCTTTCCCTGATGGACAGGAGGGGATTTAGGGAAAGAAttcctccctggcacaggggacccagagcagctgtggctgcacccctggaagtgcccagagccaggctggacacgCCTCGGAGCCGCCTGCAGAGCtgaaggtgtcccttcccacGGATGGGATTTAAATTCCCATCCCAGGATTCCCAAACCCTGTCCCACCGCTGATTGAAATcaacagcaccaggagctgccactTCACCCAAAAGCGGCGCCTTTGCTCTGCCCTTCCACGACAACTCCCTGAGCCACGGCAGAGACCCAATGAGTGCTTTAGAGAAGGGGGGGAGGCGACTCTCGGGGACGCTGCGCCCGATCCCGGCGGCGTTTCGGGACAGGAACGGCGGCACTCACCCTTCTTCCTCAGCTCCGGCTTGCCCTTCTTCACCGTGGCCATCACCATGTCACCCACGCCGGCCGCCGGCAGCCGGTTCAGGCGGCCCTTGATGCCTTTCACCGAGATGATGTAGAGGTTCTTGGCCCCTGCGGGGAGGTGCGGAGCCGTTATCCCGGGATTCCCGGCGCTGTTATCCCGGGACTCCCGGCGCTGTTATCCCGGGACTCCCGGCGCTGTTATCCCGGGANTCCAGGTTCAGTTTTTCCCAGCCCAGATCCAGGTTCAGTTTTTCCCAGCCCAGATCCAGGTTCAGTTTTTCCCAGCCCAGATCCAGGTTCAGTTTCCCCATTCCAGGGAATTTCTCCCTGCAGGGATTGAAgcccaggggaggctcaggcaGACCCGGATTTCCCGGGAGTTCCTGGCAGCGCTTCCCCACCCACTGCACAATCCCTGTCCTTTTCCAGAGCCTTTTCCCAGCCCGCATTCCCGGcccacatcccacagcagctTCCCAACCTCCCCCTGAGGGAtttgggcaggaggaagaggaagaaaagagggggCACCTGGAGCTGAGCCCCTTCATTCCATGAggattcccagcaggaatcTCCCTGCTCGTTACCATCCCAGCAAAGCGCTGCTAATGAATGCCAGGACGAATCCCAAATCCTCCCAAAACCCTCATCCCTTTCCTCAccagcccccagctgctccctcacagcagggaaaatctgggaattccgGGCTCCCGAGCGCATTTCTGGGGataaaaagatgggaaaagagagGGGGCACCCGGATTTGAACCGGGGACCTCTTGATCTGCAGTCAAATGCTCTGCCCCTGAGCTATACCCCCGGCTGGGCAGGGTGgccaggtgtgtgcaggtgagCTCTCCATGGCCAGGTGAGCTCCCCATGGCCAGGTGAGGTCTCCATGCCCAGGTGAGCTCCTCATGCCCAGGTGAGGCTCTTCAGGCCCAGGTGAGGCTCCTCACGACCAGGTGAGCTCTCCATGCCCAGGTGAGCTCCCCATGGCCAGGTGAGGCTCCCCATGGCCAGGTGAGCTCCTCATGCCCAGGTGAGGCTCTTCAGGCCCAGGTGAGGCTCCTCACGACCAGGTGAGCTCTCCATGCCCAGGTGAGGCTCCTCATGCCCAGgtgagctccctgtgcccaggtgagctCTCCATGCCCAGGTGAGCTCTCCATGCCCAGGTGAGGCTCCTCATGGCCAGGTGAGCTCTTCAGGCCCAGGTGAGCTCTTCAGGCC
This genomic stretch from Parus major isolate Abel unplaced genomic scaffold, Parus_major1.1 Scaffold335, whole genome shotgun sequence harbors:
- the LOC107198823 gene encoding 60S ribosomal protein L23-like translates to QRRESRDNSAGNPGITAPHLPAGAKNLYIISVKGIKGRLNRLPAAGVGDMVMATVKKGKPELRKKVHPAVVIRQRKSYRRKDGVFLYFEDNAGVIVNNKGEMKGSAITGPVAKECADLWPRIASNAGSIA